One Purpureocillium takamizusanense chromosome 1, complete sequence genomic window carries:
- a CDS encoding uncharacterized protein (COG:J~EggNog:ENOG503NXN2), translating to MASIFTYDPDPPRVSSPWLAPEDASNQPPKLSPAPALLSDYGVTKLQAEPQEGPTEYKLHLLLRPRRTYKFVSTVRQASGSQQAGPRDANPAKSSPVTPAASSQPRQERLQHLTTQLLWRLQQSSPYHATSSKELIIPRLPDDSVDLKSPVKLEALVPGLEESRGALYEIGVSDDGTLVGLTKDEMSESIATLRVMAASLGCTVRVVRTVIVGECEWTEAVDHEDGATPAQTHQTRCGKLWVAEAMVTPDLGLRDDMQPEQDLSSGESTGVKTANTPELVAEPRRGSSATPQLRVTLTGPTTSGKSSLLGTLSTGTLDNGRGKSRLSLLKHRHELVSGVTSSIAQELIGYKDQNILNFSQGNIESWIDIHDCAENGRLVFVSDSGGHPRYRRTVLRGLMNWAPHWSILCIAADAYEGVSNGVGATSSAQDVLGAAAASVDLVKAHLTLSLKLDVPMAIVITKLDLASKLSLQKTMGKVLTAIKEAGRVPKILQPDQRQHDDLKQIPAEDRAKVRAVVQSIEDSGSLTSHVPIVLTSSVKGIGIGLIHALLDGLPLPPAPTARDYVGLALNPEQPKCLFHVDDTFNLASSYGALASGSGHRADQGVVVSGYVRFGSLSVGDKIVVGPFQPEDEECRGFGVAMDDRPSPGNYGLSISHPSSAELARIAMKNAVSASAIAGEWHKAQIVSIRNLRLPVRTLEAGQAGSVGLVLGLDADHCSPDDEVTAGEVPRIRRGMVLAIPSKHMLDTGLSLQAASGFTATFADPTVQSLAVGSFVNAYVASVRAAARILRVSRSGWLNATGKGATDDVDDLFSLSGDGIEDAGITDPYGVGQIWEVSLELLHNREWIEMGSKVILLEGGSQDRSGLEGHVGSVIEIVD from the coding sequence ATGGCTTCGATATTCACTTACGACCCTGATCCGCCAAGGGTGTCCTCTCCCTGGCTCGCCCCAGAAGACGCGAGTAACCAGCCACCCAAGCTTTCACCAGCGCCCGCCTTACTCTCCGACTATGGCGTCACCAAGCTGCAGGCTGAGCCGCAGGAAGGCCCGACAGAGTACAAGCTCCATCTTCTCCTCAGGCCGAGACGGACATACAAGTTCGTCAGTACTGTCAGGCAGGCGAGCGGTTCTCAGCAAGCCGGACCGCGAGATGCAAACCCGGCAAAGTCGTCGCCGGTCACGCCCGCTGCCTCGAGTCAGCCTCGCCAGGAGCGTCTCCAGCATCTGACAACCCAGCTCCTCTGGAGGCTGCAACAGTCGTCGCCCTACCACGCGACGAGCTCCAAGGAGTTGATAATCCCCAGGCTCCCGGACGATTCCGTCGACCTCAAATCGCCGGTCAAGCTTGAGGCGCTGGTGCCAGGTCTTGAGGAGTCTCGAGGCGCCTTGTATGAGATCGGTGTCTCCGACGATGGCACGCTTGTCGGCCTCACAAAGGATGAGATGAGTGAAAGCATTGCGACCTTGCGCGTCATGGCAGCCAGCCTCGGCTGTACCGTTCGCGTCGTTCGCACCGTCATTGTCGGCGAATGCGAGTGGACCGAGGCTGTCGACCATGAGGACGGCGCAACTCCAGCCCAAACTCACCAGACCAGGTGTGGAAAGCTATGGGTGGCGGAGGCCATGGTGACGCCAGATCTCGGCCTTCGAGATGACATGCAGCCTGAACAAGACTTGAGTTCTGGCGAGTCCACTGGCGTCAAGACTGCCAACACCCCAGAACTCGTGGCGGAGCCGAGACGAGGAAGTTCTGCAACGCCGCAACTCCGGGTCACCCTCACTGGTCCGACCACATCCGGCAAGTCGAGTCTTCTTGGTACCCTCTCTACGGGAACGCTGGACAATGGACGTGGGAAGAGTCGTCTGTCTCTGCTCAAGCACCGCCACGAACTGGTCTCAGGCGTCACCAGTTCAATTGCCCAGGAACTCATAGGATACAAGGACCAGAACATTCTCAATTTCTCCCAAGGCAACATCGAGTCGTGGATAGACATTCACGACTGCGCCGAGAATGGGAGGCTGGTCTTTGTGTCCGACTCAGGAGGACACCCTCGCTATCGACGTACAGTCCTGCGCGGCCTTATGAACTGGGCACCGCATTGGAGTATCCTTTGCATCGCTGCGGACGCGTATGAAGGAGTTTCAAACGGCGTCggggcgacctcgtccgcgcAGGATGTTCTTGGGGCAGCCGCTGCCagcgtcgacctcgtcaaggcTCATTTGACCCTCTCGCTGAAGTTGGACGTGCCAATGGCGATTGTCATTACCAAGTTAGACTTGGCATCCAAGCTTAGCTTGCAAAAAACTATGGGCAAGGTTCTCACCGCCATTAAGGAAGCCGGGAGGGTCCCCAAAATTCTCCAGCCTGATCAGAGACAACATGACGATCTTAAGCAGATCCCGGCAGAGGACCGCGCAAAGGTCAGAGCTGTTGTGCAGAGTATCGAGGATAGCGGCAGCCTGACATCGCATGTTCCTATCGTGCTGACGAGCTCCGTCaagggcatcggcatcggcctcaTCCATGCACTCCTCGACGGGTTGCCTTTGCCACCGGCCCCGACAGCGCGAGACTACGTCGGGCTGGCGTTGAATCCGGAGCAGCCCAAGTGCCTGTTTCATGTTGACGATACCTTCAACCTGGCGAGCTCATACGGCGCGTTGGCATCAGGCTCGGGGCACAGGGCGGAccaaggcgtcgtcgtctcggggTATGTCCGTTTCGGTAGCCTCTCGGTGGGCGACAAGATCGTGGTCGGCCCCTTTCAGCCTGAGGATGAGGAATGCCGTGGCTTTGGCGTAGCGATGGACGatcgcccgtcgccagggAATTATGGGCTATCAATATCGCATCCTTCGTCGGCGGAGCTAGCCCGGATCGCCATGAAGAATGCGGTTTCTGCATCAGCCATCGCGGGGGAGTGGCACAAGGCTCAGATTGTGAGCATTCGCAATCTACGGCTCCCAGTGCGAACGCTCGAAGCCGGGCAGGCCGGATCCGTTGGTCTTGTTCTGGGGCTTGACGCGGACCATTGCTCGCCCGATGATGAGGTGACTGCCGGCGAGGTGCCCCGCATCCGCCGTGGCATGGTTCTGGCGATACCCTCAAAGCATATGCTTGACACGGGTCTATCTTTACAGGCTGCCAGCGGCTTCACAGCAACGTTTGCAGACCCTACCGTGCAAAGCCTGGCTGTTGGTTCATTTGTGAACGCATACGTCGCCAGCGTTcgtgctgcggcgcggaTACTCCGAGTCTCTCGCAGCGGGTGGCTCAATGCAACAGGCAAAGGGGCGACAGACGATGTTGACGACTTGTTCAGTCTGAGCGGAGATGGGATCGAGGATGCTGGCATCACAGACCCGTACGGCGTCGGGCAGATATGGGAGGTCAgccttgagctgctgcatAATCGGGAGTGGATCGAGATGGGCTCCAAGGTTATTCTTCTTGAAGGTGGAAGCCAGGATAGGTCAGGACTCGAGGGCCATGTAGGTAGCGTGATTGAGATTGTGGATTGA
- a CDS encoding uncharacterized protein (COG:S~EggNog:ENOG503P4XG~TransMembrane:3 (i27-44o50-70i91-116o)), whose amino-acid sequence MPSERDYQIRPIAPDSVMHNSKTLSNLHSLAGSLFGVSAGILGLESYSGFLFYLIFSTITTLFFYVLQVAPESLREKRPVLDTGRYFLSALDFWTSGIVGGLSGFVLTWTLFYGLVRA is encoded by the exons ATGCCGTCCGAACGCGACTACCAGATCCGCCCCATCGCGCCAGACTCGGTCATGCACAATTCCAAG ACCTTGTCCAACCTTCACAGCCTCGCCGGCTCGCTGTTCGGCGTCagcgccggcatcctcggcctcgagtcCTACAGCGGCTTCCTCTTCTACCTCATCTTCTCAACCATCACGACCCTCTTTTTCTACGTCTTACAAGTTGCCCCCGAGTCGCTCAGGGAAAAGAGGCCAGTTCTCGACACTGGTCGCTACTTCCTCAGCGCACTGGACTTTTGGACGAGCGGGATAGTTGGAGGCTTGTCTGGCTTTGTGTTGACGTGGACGTTGTTTTACGGTTTAGTGAGGGCATGA
- the HEM12 gene encoding Uroporphyrinogen decarboxylase (EggNog:ENOG503NWZ0~COG:H~BUSCO:EOG09262JZK), with protein MEHSFEPLQNDLLLRAAWGQKVERPPMWVMRQAGRYLPEYHEAKGNRDFFECCRDAEVASTLTLQPVERYAGLLDAAIIFSDILVIPQAMGMVVEMVDKKGPHFPNPLQSPTDGQYQTVLDRPVNVADELDYVYKAITLTRKKLAGRVPLIGFCGAPWTLFCYMVEGGGTKLFAQSKTWIYKYPEETKKLLHKIADICVEHLALQVKAGAQLVMVFDSWAGELGPTSFSRFSEPYLAIISKKLPEKLKSMGLDAVPMTVFPKGAWHALDSACNLGYNVVGMDWLQDPAEAVKIRGSRNVVFQGNADPGVLYGTKEAITEAVEQMVKGFWVGNKGWIANLGHGITPGVNPDNLRHFFEEIHRLTKA; from the exons ATGGAGCACTCATTCGAGCCTTTGCAAAACGACCTGTTGCTTCGAGCAGCATGGG GACAGAAGGTCGAGCGCCCGCCCATGTGGGTGATGAGACAAG CTGGTCGTTACCTGCCCGAGTACCACGAGGCCAAGGGAAACCGCGACTTCTTTGAGTgctgccgcgacgccgaggtcgcgtcgacgctgacgctccagcccgtcgagcgGTATGCCGGGCTCCTGGATGCCGCCATTATCTTCTccgacatcctcgtcatcccTCAAGCCATGGGCATGGTGGTCGAGATGGTGGACAAGAAGGGCCCGCACTTCCCGAACCCCCTGCAGTCGCCCACCGACGGCCAGTATCAGACCGTCCTCGACCGGCCGgtcaacgtcgccgacgagctcgactACGTTTACAAGGCGATCACGCTCACGAGGAAGAAGCTGGCTGGCAGGGTCCCCTTGATTGGCTTCTGCGGCGCGCCCTGGACCCTGTTCTGTTACATGGTCGAGGGTGGCGGCACCAAGCTCTTTGCACAAAGCAAGACGTGGATCTACAAGTACCCAGAAGAAaccaagaagctgctgcaCAAAATTGCCGACATCTGCGTCGAGCACCTTGCCCTCCAGGTCAAGGCCGGAGCTCAG CTGGTGATGGTGTTCGACTCATGGGCTGGAGAACTTGGCCCGACCTCTTTCAGTCGATTCTCCGAGCCCTATCTGGCGATTATCTCTAAAAAGCTGCCTGAGAAGCTGAAGAGCATgggcctcgatgccgtcccGATGACGGTCTTCCCCAAGGGTGCCTGGCACGCCCTGGATTCGGCCTGCAACCTTGGCTACAACGTTGTTGGGATGGACTGGCTGCAGGACCCGGCCGAGGCAGTCAAGATCAGAGGCTCTCGCAACGTCGTCTTCCAAGGCAACGCTGATCCCGGCGTCCTGTATGGCACCAAGGAAGCCATCACCGAGGCGGTGGAGCAGATGGTCAAGGGCTTCTGGGTCGGGAACAAGGGCTGGATCGCAAACTTGGGCCACG GCATCACGCCCGGCGTCAACCCGGACAACCTCAGGCATTTCTTTGAAGAGATTCACCGTCTGACTAAGGCCTGA
- a CDS encoding uncharacterized protein (COG:S~EggNog:ENOG503P7N1), which produces MASPAGNNSEGSSKPQPQPQTLTSEQPPRPSSSAASQLSSHGRGGAGNMADARQSPKLKPSDLETPVLKKPVVTTGRGGTGNMAKNEDPYETRLRQDVEGIPRRYSSGAQHAGRGGAGNFFRDDDNGGGGADLARKGSREQAVVDDGAAPAAGRTSSPVTPGASDSLAAKGKKSWLFGKKA; this is translated from the exons ATGGCGTCTCCGGCCGGAAACAACagcgagggcagcagcaagccgcagccgcagccgcagacGCTGACGTctgagcagccgccgcggccgtcgagctcagCGGCGTCGCAGCTCTCGTCGCACGGCCGCGGGGGCGCTGGCAACATGGCCGATGCCCGGCAATCGCCCAAGCTCAAGCCGTCGGACCTCGAGACGCCCGTCCTCAAGAAGCCCGTCGTGACcacgggccgcggcggcaccgggaACATGGCCAAGAACGAGGACCCGTATGAGACTCGCCTGCGCCAGGACGTTGAAGG CATCCCCCGCCGGTACTCGTCCGGCGCGCAACacgcaggccgaggcggcgccggcaactTCTtccgtgacgacgacaacggcggcggcggcgccgacctggcGCGCAAGGGCAGCCGCGAGCAGGCTGTCgtggacgacggggccgcgcCCGCTGCGGGCCGGACCAGCAGTCCCGTCACGCCGGGCGCGAGcgactcgctcgccgccaagggcaagaagagtTGGCTGTTTGGCAAGAAAGCGTAG